The sequence below is a genomic window from Candidatus Eisenbacteria bacterium.
TCCTGACCGCTTCGACTCCACTCGCACCACCCAACCCAATCCGGAGATGCGGTCATGGCAGAAGTGGTGAAGTCCCTTCTCAGGCCCGCGGAAGGCTTTCGCTCCCGCGAGGCCGCCAGCTTCTACGCTCAGCTCGAGGATCAGGCCCGCATTCTCCACGAAACCGTTCAGGGGATCACGCCCCAGGAGCTGGAGTGGCAGCCCGAGCGCGGCATGAACACCATCGGGATGCTCCTCACGCACAACGCCATCGTGGACGTCTTCTGGACCCAGCTCGCGATTCTCGGAATCACGCAGACCGACAGCCTGCCCGCCCTCGGGATCTCGATGGACGACGATGGGATGCCGATCCCTCCGGACGCGGAGGGGCCGCCCAACCTCAAGGGCAAGCCGCTCGCCTTCTACGAGGATCTGCTCTCCAGGGGACGCGCCTTCGTCCGGGAGGCGTGGGCCAAGGTTTCGGACGCGGACATGAACAAGGAGATCACGCGGGAGCGTCCCGACGGGAGCCAGCGGCTTTTGAGCATCCGCTGGGCCATGTACCACGTGCTCGAGCATTACGCGGGGCACCGCGGACAGGTTCAGCTCCTTCGCCACATGTATCGGGCGACGGTCGGTGCTCCCTCGAAGTAGAACGCGCGATGGATCGAAACGAGCGCGGCACCGGCGGCGGTCGCGGGGTCGTCCGCTACGAGGTCTACACCTGGGTTCCCGAGGACATGCTTGCGGAGTGGAACGACTGGCATAACCGGGTCCACATCCCGCACGTGCTCGCCGCCCCTCAGATGAAGAGCGTGCGGAAGTTTCGCGTGCAAGAGAGCACGGGAGATCTGAGATTCCGCCCCCAGTACGTCACCGTATACGAGCTCGCGAGCACCGCGGACTTCGAGGCCTACCGGACGGGTCCCGGCATCGCGCTCAAACGCGAGTACGATGAGCGGTACGGCAGCGGGGGGAAGATCGCCCGCATGGTCTACGTCGAGACGCCGCTCGAGCAGGTCCGCCCCGCGCGCATCCCCGAGGACCTTGTGCTCGTGCGCTCGCTCTTCGAGGAATACGCCGGCTCGCTCGGGTTCGATCTCTCGTTCCAGGATTTCAAGAGGGAGCTGGCGGGGCTTCCCGGCGAGTATGCTCCACCGGGCGGCGCGATCCTCCTCGCGTGCGAAGGGGACCTGGTCCTGGGGTGTGTCGCGCTGCGGCCGATGGGAAAGGGCGTGTGCGAGATGAAGCGGCTCTTTGTGCGACCCGGATTCCGCGGCCGCGCCGTGGGGCGCGGGCTCGCGCAGGCCGTGATCATGGAAGCCGCCGCGAAAGGATACCGGAAGATGCGGCTCGACACCGTTCCCGCCATGATCGAGGCGATCGCGCTCTACCGCTCGCTGGGGTTTCGGCCGATCGAGCCGTACCGGGCCAATCCGATCGCCGGCGCGTTGTTCTTCGAGAAGGATCTCGGCCCGTGAGCCAGCGCAGGATCAACCCGCGCCGGGTGCTCAGCCTCATCGCGTGGCAGACCTTCCTCGCGGTGCCGTTCGGCGTGTTCTTCAACCTGCTCTACGGGGAGGGACTCAAGACCCTCCTCCCCTTCATCCTCGTCTCGCTCCTCTTCGCGTACGTGATCGGTCTGGCGGTGATGGTGAACAGGATGTGGATCCTTCCCGCAATCCTGCGAACGGTTCGCCCGCAGGGGACCTCCGCGCTGGTGATCGAGATCGGCAGTTTCGCGGTGGCGAGCATGCTGGGGGCCATCCTCTCCGGCCTGCTCCTGAACGCGACCGTGGCCCACGGCCAGTTTACCTCCGCCCACGGTGTCGCGAGTTTCCTGGCGTTCACGGTTCTCTTCTCCGCCCTCTTTCTTGGATGGATCTATGCGGTTCGTTTCCAGCGCCGCTACACCGAGCGCATCCGCGCCGAGGCGGAGGCGAAGGCGAAGGAAGAACAGGAGCTCCGGATCGCCGGTGAGATCCAGCGCGGGCTCCAGCCCGGCCGCCCGCACGCGACCCGCTCCTTCGCCGCGGCCGGAGCGGCGATCGCGTGCCGGACGATCGGCGGCGATTTCTTCGACTACTTCGACCTCCCGGGGGGACGCCTGGGATTCGCGCTGGGGGACGTGGCGGGCAAGGGCCCGCCGGCGGCGCTCCTCGCCGCCATGGTGCAGGGGATCTTCACCTCGCACGTCGACGACGGGCACGGCCCCGCCGGAACCATCGAACGCGTGAACCGGGTCCTGTCGCAGCGCATCGTCGAGGGAAGGTTCGCGACGATTTTCTATGCCGTGCTTTCTCCGGACGGGCGGCTGGTGTCGTGCAATGCCGGCAACAACCCGCCGTTCCTCGTCGGACGGGATGGGTCCATCCGCCGCCTCGAGCGGGGAGGTCTCCCGATCGGTCCGTTCGCGGACACCACCTTCGAAGAAGAGGAAACGCCGCTTCGTCCGGGGGACACGCTGGTTCTCTACAGCGACGGCG
It includes:
- a CDS encoding DUF664 domain-containing protein is translated as MAEVVKSLLRPAEGFRSREAASFYAQLEDQARILHETVQGITPQELEWQPERGMNTIGMLLTHNAIVDVFWTQLAILGITQTDSLPALGISMDDDGMPIPPDAEGPPNLKGKPLAFYEDLLSRGRAFVREAWAKVSDADMNKEITRERPDGSQRLLSIRWAMYHVLEHYAGHRGQVQLLRHMYRATVGAPSK
- a CDS encoding GNAT family N-acetyltransferase, producing the protein MDRNERGTGGGRGVVRYEVYTWVPEDMLAEWNDWHNRVHIPHVLAAPQMKSVRKFRVQESTGDLRFRPQYVTVYELASTADFEAYRTGPGIALKREYDERYGSGGKIARMVYVETPLEQVRPARIPEDLVLVRSLFEEYAGSLGFDLSFQDFKRELAGLPGEYAPPGGAILLACEGDLVLGCVALRPMGKGVCEMKRLFVRPGFRGRAVGRGLAQAVIMEAAAKGYRKMRLDTVPAMIEAIALYRSLGFRPIEPYRANPIAGALFFEKDLGP
- a CDS encoding serine/threonine-protein phosphatase, translated to MSQRRINPRRVLSLIAWQTFLAVPFGVFFNLLYGEGLKTLLPFILVSLLFAYVIGLAVMVNRMWILPAILRTVRPQGTSALVIEIGSFAVASMLGAILSGLLLNATVAHGQFTSAHGVASFLAFTVLFSALFLGWIYAVRFQRRYTERIRAEAEAKAKEEQELRIAGEIQRGLQPGRPHATRSFAAAGAAIACRTIGGDFFDYFDLPGGRLGFALGDVAGKGPPAALLAAMVQGIFTSHVDDGHGPAGTIERVNRVLSQRIVEGRFATIFYAVLSPDGRLVSCNAGNNPPFLVGRDGSIRRLERGGLPIGPFADTTFEEEETPLRPGDTLVLYSDGVSDAADPSDEPFGEERLLRCLGAACGMEPEKLIEHVLGEVRAFAADRPQFDDITLLVVRYAGE